Within the Malaclemys terrapin pileata isolate rMalTer1 chromosome 24, rMalTer1.hap1, whole genome shotgun sequence genome, the region ACAGAATGAGCACCCCACACACAATGGGTGTATGCCATCtcatcctcaccccaccccagcctacACACAGccaacaataaacaaaaatagccttagtgtttttttttaattaaaaagctcTTTTTCCAAGCTTTCTTTCTTATTTTCCCCAATATCCAAATTTCAAAGGAGGAAATATAGAAAATCCTAATGCAGTGCGGCTCTGCTGTTTGTAGTCTGGGATTGAACCATTTAATGGCCTTTGTGCCGTAACGTAGGCCCAGATGTGTGCAGGGCTGTCAGCATACACTTTACccctctgctggtgagagagatgaggtgtTCGGCTCCCCTGACTGACCAACATGCCTCCTCTTGTGTCTTACCCCACTCCCCCCAGTATCCATCATATCCTGCTGAGAAGCAGAAGAGCTGTCTGTGGCAGGCTCCCTTTGGCTAAGGCATATCCTGCAAGCGTGTCAGTCTGAGGCTCTTCTTATTTCCTTCCAACCAGAGGAAGGCCCTGCGCTCCAGTCAGACCTGTCCTACTACTCTTATGAGTACGACCCTTATGCTTCTGAAGCTGACATCTTTGAGGTTGCAGCAGAGCTGGCAGCAGAGCTGACGACAGCAAGCAGCACGCTGAGAGAAGTGGACAAGATTCAGGAAGTGGTGACTACAGTAGAATGGTGAGAGAGCGATGTGAGCAGgagattctgttttttttttttttttatcgagTTCTGATATCGTATAACATGACACTGGGTCTAGAGTGAGTGTAAATAATGCGGAAGGGGCATGCTGATAATCACTCTACTAATTGCCTTGGCCGAGGACCAGCTGCAGGTCAGGCTAGTGTTGGGATGGCAGCTGGGACTTGCATGCCTGGAAGTGTCAGTTCCTAACGTAAATTGTAAATTCAAAAGGACTTTTTAAGCTTGTCcctgcctggccccacctctGCTGCAGAGAGACATGAGTTGGAAATGACTTCTCTTCGTTATATTCTCTCTTcaacagaaataaataatttaaaataaaaagaagaggCTCAGAATCAACTCCTGTACGAGTTTGTTCCTACAGACGACCTGCTGCAGAACAGAAACCAAATGACGACTACTTCCTGATACCCTCAGAATTGTAGGCTTTGCCTCCTCTTGGGGGGCAGGAGCTCCAACGGGGTGCTCAGCATTATTTTTCTATCAATTTTCCTGCCTTTTGTGCATCCCCTTAGGAGTTATTTCAAGGATGGGAGACCAATGTGCTGCCCCAGTGTAGGCAAGGAGAACGGGCTGGAATTCAAACCCTTAGACCACTTCAAAGTATGTTACAAGGATCCTGCAACACCATTTCCGAGCTACACTGAGTCCAGAGCTCTATTCTCAGCTGAGTTGCTGTTTGAGGAGAGATGGctgaggagttttttttttttaaataataagagCAGTGTATTTTAGCTCAGTATGCCACAGCAAAGGTTTAACACCCCCAGCTCACCACCCCCCTACCGCCCACTGCACCAGCAGCATGTTGCCCTGCAGAAAGGAAAGTTCATTGTTCATCAGACTTGACAGGGGGTGCATTCTCCAAAAGAAGTGAAATCATCTGTGAACTCCACAGGAGTTAAAAGCCTAACAGTCCAGGACATGGCTGCAGACTCTGCCTGGGAAGAATGCCCACAATAGAGGTGATTAGGGTCAAGTGGCTGAACTCCATTCATGCTGGAATAAGTACTGCCAAATGCAGCCTGTAGCTTCCTAGCCTTTGCCCTCTGGTTACTCTCTCCTCATAACTTCAGCATGAAAATAAAAGAGACCTGTGGCCATGGTGTTCTCAGTGCTTGCCTGATTTCACCAGCCGTTTCTACTCTTCTTCCACCAGGATCCCAGTGCAATGGCTGTTCTTGATGTAGATTTCTGTGCACAGTCTGTATGGCCCTTGGGCTGCTGGGCAGGTGCAAACCCCTCCTCTTTGTCACAGAGTTTTGGCTCCTGTCTTCTCAACTGCCCTAAGCAATGACAGCTGGGGTCTAAGCAATGCATTTTGCAGTGAAATGAAGAGCAAAAGCTGTCTGTTTCCAAAGTGCAGGAGCAGAGACATTTTGGGTCTCTTCCTGCTTTGGAGGAGATTTGTACATCTACCTGTTGCAGAATAGTCTTAGTGTTTCCTCTCCCTGCTTCCATCCTCCCCGCAGCACAAAATGGGGTGTCAATCCACATGGAGAGTGTTTGTTCatgaaaggaaacaagaaaaagcCCAATTCAGTTCACTTTTAGGGCTTGTGTACAGAGGGAAATTGGCCAGAATGGCTACTGTGAAATAGCTCCCTTTGTGGATACTCTGTTCCAGAATAATTTGGGCACTTTGTGAGTGCACtgattattccagaataaagtgattttattttggaATAGTGTCCATGCAGGGAGCTATTCCATAAAAGCTATTCTGGCCAATTTTCCCATGTAGTCAAGCCCTGAGTTCCATTTTTCAAATACTGGTTCCAGCCAGACTGCTGAGCAAGAGAAAGATTCCTTAGCTGTGGTGGCTCCTAAGTTTCCAGTGTCAGTCTTTTAGGCTGGGGTTGAGTAGTTGCTTCAGCCTTCCCAAATATATGTGACATGGTGGAAGACCTGAGCTCACAGCTCAGTTCCTGAAATGCCCATAAATTCCAGATGATCTCTGCTGGCTAGTTTCAAATCACTTCTTCCCCTGCTGATCTGAACTCTTCTCTCAGGATCCTAATGTGGCCTGCCTGTGTGCATGTCCTGCTTCTCGGTAGAGATTTTGCTGTGTCTTTTTAATGTGTGTGAATGGACCACATCCTAACtctgccccacagcacagtggAAGCGCCAGCTGCTCTATTCCTGCCTAGCAGGTAAACAAATGCCTTCAAACTAAATTCCATCTCTGTGCTGGCACTGCTTGCAGCAAGCAATTGTCCTGGCAAGCACTGGCTATTGTGTACACATGGCAGCATAAGTCAATATTTATTCACTGGGTAAATAACAGGCCTAGTGCAAGCTACAGTGAGaggcattttcttcttttaaaaacatcaGGACTTCACAATACAACCCTGCTGTTTGCTGGCACCAGCCTCAGCACTCAGTAAGGCCTGAAGGCTTGAAGAGTGAGACATGAACTGTCACCTTAATAATATGGCTGTGATCCGGCTTCTTGGCCCTCCAGTCCTTGTGCTTGGGCAAGGCTCCATGTGACTGGGGCCAGGCTCCTTGGCCTTCTGTAGCTGGGAGCTCTGATCCTCATGCCCAGCTCCAAGGTCCCcagcttccctctctctccccttgctTCCTGACTTGTTGGTGTCATTGTCTCATAAGATTAATGGTGTTTTacgtttttttgttttagttgattaattataattatatgcTGATTAATCACACCCACATGATGTGCTGCCCCTGCTGGGTACCTTCTTTGGGCAGGCAGAGCTGGTGTGACCCCAGCACACaagagggtagagatggatgaATTCCCCCAAGCTTTGGCCAAGTTCCGAGCCAGCTCCCATCACTTCCCTGGCTCTCGGTTAACTGCAAAGTAGCAGTTTAGTATTCAAAAAAGCCTCTCCGCTATTACCCACAGCAGGAGGGTGGGGTCTGCTGGCACTGCCCTTACCCACTGCCCATTACTACTCTGCCCATCACTAGAGGGGCTCTGGGTGTGGCCAATACCCTGACCCTCATCCGGCAGGAAAGTTaacattatttcagttttatcACTGGAGGAACAAGCACAAAGGGCTTGGGACTCCCTGAAAGTCTGTGGCGGAGCTGGGATTAAAATTCAGGTCTCTTGCTTGCAAATTCCCTGCTCTAACTACAAGCCAATGCTGCTTCCTGTATTCCAATTACTGTGCTAGGGTTCACCATTCCCTGGTACCCTTAAGGCTAGAGAGCTCTAGGTTAGTAGAGACTCTATGCATCGTCTCCTGGCCAGAACACTTCTTGTGTCCTTGGCACCTGCCATCCATTTGCTTCTCCATCCCAAGGGTAGAACTTTCTTTGTTCCTAAGGACATGCTGGCAACGCTGTAGTCTGTCTCCCCCACTGCCAACTTCTTGCTGCAGTTAAACAGACTGCTTATTTAAGGAACCAAGGAAAGAAACATACAAATACAGAAAAGCAGCTGCtacttctccccttcctccccccccaccccagcaatgATAAGGCAGGAAGGCCTTATACCTACAGGTAGGTGCTGCTGGGAGTAATTTTGTGCGTTGGAGTCCATGTTGGCCCCAGTTGAAAACCCAGCTATTGTGCACACTTGCATTCTCTCTTTCCCAGACTCACTGTCCCCATTTTCTATTATCATAATTCTCTTAACGAGGCAAATTCAATTCTTGTCTTTCCCTCCCTCATCAAAGGGCTGGTCCAGTACCTGTTCCATCTGGGAATATGTCCCCTGTAAGCCACTGGACCCAGGGTGGGGGCTTCACACTCTAGGTCATTCACAGGCTTATACCCAGTGTCGACGCTGTGGCTTCTCAGTCACACACCTGTCTCTGAGAGGGCTAAGAGGACAGCACTGAGGGTCCACCCCATCTGCATTGTCAGGATCAACTCCTCAATGCTatttgggggagaagagagagatttttagcccaggaaaaaaaaacagggtgTGGTGGCTGAGAATGAAAGAGGGCAGACAAGCAGTGGGGTTTCCTTTGGGCTTTGGGATTTTTGCCAATTTGGAACCATTTCTCTCACATGCTTAGAGACAGTCTTCTCCTTGCCTCTGACAATGATTcaacatgaagggaagaaaatCTCCAGTGAGTCTGTGAGATACAGAAGCGCCTGTTTATACCAAGGTACTTTGCTAATTAGACTTGATAGCTCTCTCTAGTTATTGGTGATTTTGCTTGTAATCCCTCCAATGAAATTAGTATTTATATCTGTAACTGTACATGAATATTATCAGGAGCAATCATTACCAtggtatttattttaaagcaaaagttattttgttctttcttgtccacacattcctcctttcccccttcttGATCAGCTCAATAGACAACAAATAGAAAAAGATTCAACCAACTTAAAAATTGAGTTGAAAACAACAGCACTTGCTTTGCTGACATTGATTCTTTAATGCACAATAATTTGGGTTTCATTATTGTGAGTAGATTGTCAATTTAGAAATACATCTCTGTcaatttaatgttaaaaaaaacttctGCTCAGTTTTTGTTTTCTCATGTGTGCTATTTCTGGTGGAGTGATGATAGCCCTGGTTCTTGGCCTAACTCCATCATATATCTTCTGCGTTCAGCAGCTGGTATTTTCTCAGCATTCAGAGTATTGCACCTATAGGAAATAGGCTCTAGTTTTTCAccaagaatatttaaaaaaccccacaaaacccAGCTTTGTgatcattttttgttttcttcgcACAAATGTTAGTATGAGTCCAAAAAAGGGGTTGTTTTAGACACTgatgaatattttattaaaaactgaTTTCTAAAACAATTCTGTCTTCCTCTCCTCTCTACTAACATCTGCCTCGTAATACTACAGGGGGAGCATACTGCAGGGCTGTGGCTCTAAGCTTTCTCTAAGCTACCAGCTATACTGTTGCACAGCACTGAGAGGGCAACAGTAATACACGTATCAACAGAATCAAAGTATTCCAACAGTTCTAAGCAGTTTCTGGTGTCCCATCCATTTCTGCTTCATTGTTTGCCAGGAGGTGCCTTCAATTTTGTTTTGAGGGATACAGTGGCTGTAACTTGTCACATTTGCAACACATTCCTGAATCCAGCTGCAGGCATGGTCAGCTATTTTAGTGGGTGTGGTGGGGAGGTTGGGTCTCAACAGAGGTTACACAAAAGAAGGGTGGGATTCCAGTGTAGGAGTTTTCAATACTTAATTAATATCCTGTCTTGAAGAGACATGAAAATCCTTTTTCCTGGGCACAAGCTGGGCTCCCTTCATAACATACTAAAGAGAGGCAGTTCGCTTCAAAGAAATAACAAGTGCAGAACAGCAGAGCATTTTGCGTAAAGGGAATGGATGGATATTGTTTGTACATTTCTTACCAGTAATGGGCTGAGGATTTGCAAAGTGAGAAGCACCTTATTAGAGAAGCTGACAGTTCACCTCATTCACATAGAATAATTAGCATCAAACAATGCATCTCATGTGAGGCTCTCACTGCGTTTTACAAgcattaatgaatttagccttagtatcctctccattttacagctagggataCTGAGGTGCAAGGAGAGTAAATTACTTATTTGAGGGCACAGAGCATAtcagtggaagagagagagaatggaatagaatccaggagtcctgactcccactttCTCTCTTACTCTATAAACTCTGAGTTCTGGCAAAACTCTCTACTTCCCCTAAACGTACTTATTTTTGCTGAAATAGGGATAAAATTGACCTTGCTAGGAACAGGAGAATCTGGCATTTCCATGAATGAGGGTTTACCAAGTCAGGTAGGAAGATCCTAACTTTGCCTGCGTATGGACACATTTTGTGTACAGAGCAATACCTGACACACCGGCCAAATGGTTCCGTGCACAAGATGTGTGGGCTTAGAGGCTGAGACTAGTGTGTGAGTGGCTTTAAgttgccagcccccccccccccccccccggggtcagTTTGCTCAGGCAGGTTTTAATACTGGGCAAATGCATTCCCAAGCTTCCACTTTTCCCTCAAATGCTCCAGGTTCCTTCCCCCAGCAATCTCTGCCATTATATATAGAGTCAACTATGCAGCCTGCCTATAGCACCCAGTGAGCATAGTAAGGGGGCAGAGCAGCCGTATGGGAAGTCATATGTGCTGTCGCTGTTACAGGTTAGTATGCACACAGGGGTCACCATCTCAATTTGGGCTCCAAGCCTCTTAGGACTTCGTAAGGCCCTGATGAATTCAGTCTTAAGAATCTGTCTCCTTCACCTCCCTGCCTGCATTAACTTCCTACCTAGACTATACCTCAGAGCTCTAATCCGTATCCGAACCTCAGCCCTGGAGCAAGCAGATGCGATGGGAGTGAGGGTGCCAGCTCCTCACACCAGGGACTGTGAGTGGGAGCTCTTCTGAGGGAAAGTCTCTTTAGAGGTTTGCAGCGATGTGATGGTTCGCTTGCTGCGGCTGAAAATTCTCCACCTCACCTTGTCTCTGAAGTCCTCAGAGACATAGTAGTAGACGAAGGGGTCAACACAGCTGTTGAAGCTGCTGAGGGCCAGGCTCACCATGTAGCTGACGTACAAGTCCCCATAGAGCTTGAAGCAGTTGCTGGAATAGTGGACGAGGAGCAGGATGTTGCTGGGTGTGTAGAACACCACGACTGTGAGCAGCACGAGGACCGTGAGCTTCATGGCGTATGCGTACCTCTCTCCATTGCCCAGCAAGATCCACAGGACCGAGCCGTGGCTAAACAGCATCACCACGAAGGGGACAAGGAAGCCGCAGACGACCAAGCACAcgaagtagtagtagtagtactcAGCCTCCTCCTGCCTGGGGAGAACATCATGACACAGCGTGATGTTTGCCTTATCCAGGGGGTATGACTGCTGCAAGAGGGTCAAGGGCACGGTGAAGATGGCAGTGATGAGCCAGACACTGAGGCAGGTGCAGGCGGCAAAGCCTGGGCTGCGGAAGGAGCGTGAGAAGAAAGGGTGCACTGCAGCCAGGTACCGGTCAACACTGATGCACATGAGCAGTAGCACGGAACAGTACATGTTCCCATAGAAGAAGGCAGTGGTGAGCCGGCACAGGCCCTCCCCAAAGGGCCAATGGTTCCCCAGGAAGTAATAGGAGATCTTAAAAGGTAGCACCAGCACCAGGAGCAGGTCAGCGGCAGCCAGGTTCATCAGGAAGATGGTAGAGGTCAGCTTCTCGATCCGAGTTGCTAGAACCCAAAGGGCTAGCCCATTGGCTGGCAGCCCCACCAGGAAGACAGCAGTGTAGAGGCAGGGGATAAGCCACACTGTGACTGCACTGCTCAGCTTAGAGCGGGAGTCCTCATGGATGGACAGGTAGGTGACATTGCCACGAGTCACCGTTGCTCCTGGGATGGCCCGGGGACACAGTGTGTTTGCCGATGTAATCACTTGCTCGTTGGTGCTGTTCTGGGAGTAATCTAGTGGTGCAAACATAGTCTGTTACTGTTCATGCAAGTCCCAGCATGCTTGCACTTTGCAGGCAGGGCTGGTGACAAGGTTCCTGCCCCAATGCCCCCAGGGGTTTGCATTCTAACAAGACAGTGTGCCCACCacagggtgcaggggctgggaagcAGCATGGATATTATTCATTGCAAATACTCCATTGGCTGGTTCTGTAATTAGTTAGAACCCcttagtaaaacaaaacaaaccccaactAGCAAGTCTCCCTATTTCAGGGCTGAACATGACGGTCTAAGGCTGAGAGGAGGTTCTGCTGAAGTTTGCCCAGCTATTTCACAGCAGGACAACCATGCTAATGCTAAGGTGAGCTctggggttgtggggagggagtTTAGTATAATGAGTTCCAATCAGAAGAATTTAAGGTCTCTGGCTGTTATGTGACCTACCATAAGCAGAAAATGTAAGTGGTGCACAAATTAACTAAACAGCAGAAGCAAAAGCGCAAAGGACAACCTCAAAAAGCAGATAAATGTATCTCATTCTGAGAAAGTTCTAGTTCCTTCCAGCAGCTCCTGTTCCTTCTCTCTAGAGCCCAGTTACTTTGATCAGCCATTGTCACAAGTCCAAGGACCCACACAATTCCTTGGAGTCATGCTGTTTCTCACAGCTCATGATACTTCTGCACTGCCGCTCGTGTGTAGCTATTGGTTACCTGGGGACTGAGCACCACAGAGCACTGGGATCTGCCACTCATGGGATACAGGTGGCACAGATTGAGTCAGCCAGAAGTAACTCCATGGATAGCAAATTCCAGCAGTCCATATCGGGCTCTTTGGCAAAGGCAGAGATGTCTCTCCCAGTTGTTGATCTTTGATTTGTGCTTAGAATCCTGACCTCACCTCTGTGAAATCAAATCAGTTCCTAGTGGCAGGTGATGGTACTCTGTGCCACTGAACAGCTTTGGCTGAGGTCCAATACTAGGTTGTGAGCTCCTTACACCAAGGTTAATGTCCATACAGCGCGTGGCCTCTACAGAGCTATTCCTGAACCTATAGCACGAGCAGTACTGCTCCACATTAAACAGGGGGGGTCAGAACAAGAACAAGGGGCAGGAGCTGCTCCTCAGACAAGGCTCAAGCTCCACAACTGCCTTTTGGgtttctccagtttctcttttGTTCCCCCTCTGACTATAATTCCTCCCAACTTTTCCCTCCCTC harbors:
- the F2RL3 gene encoding proteinase-activated receptor 4, producing the protein MEISWCEFLSYRLVLWCSLWGLCLASLDYDDYSQNSTNEQVITSANTLCPRAIPGATVTRGNVTYLSIHEDSRSKLSSAVTVWLIPCLYTAVFLVGLPANGLALWVLATRIEKLTSTIFLMNLAAADLLLVLVLPFKISYYFLGNHWPFGEGLCRLTTAFFYGNMYCSVLLLMCISVDRYLAAVHPFFSRSFRSPGFAACTCLSVWLITAIFTVPLTLLQQSYPLDKANITLCHDVLPRQEEAEYYYYYFVCLVVCGFLVPFVVMLFSHGSVLWILLGNGERYAYAMKLTVLVLLTVVVFYTPSNILLLVHYSSNCFKLYGDLYVSYMVSLALSSFNSCVDPFVYYYVSEDFRDKVRWRIFSRSKRTITSLQTSKETFPQKSSHSQSLV